The Pedobacter roseus genome contains a region encoding:
- the murB gene encoding UDP-N-acetylmuramate dehydrogenase: MLQIQENISLKPYNSFGIDVKATYFAEIFSEDDLKELFQHDLVNSQKLFIIGGGSNVLFTQDYNGLIIKISIKGIKSEITNDNIFVTAGAGEVWNDFVNYCVEHHFAGVENLSLIPGTVGASPIQNIGAYGVELKDVFESCTAFEIKTREVKMFTYADCHFGYRESIFKGALKGQYIITSVTFRLSSEAKINTSYGAIEAELHSRGIENPNIADVSSAVSHIRVSKLPDPSTIGNAGSFFKNPVIEKYEFADVVAKHPDVVHYPTADDKIKLAAGWLIEQCGWKGKIVGHTGTWKNQALVLVNHGGATGTEVFSFSEQIIDSVKSTFGVTLEREVNIL, encoded by the coding sequence ATGCTTCAAATTCAGGAAAATATTTCGTTAAAACCATACAATTCATTTGGCATCGATGTTAAGGCCACTTACTTTGCCGAAATATTTTCTGAGGATGATTTAAAGGAACTTTTTCAGCATGACCTGGTAAACTCGCAAAAACTGTTCATTATAGGCGGTGGGAGTAATGTGTTGTTCACTCAAGACTACAATGGTCTGATCATCAAGATCAGTATTAAAGGCATCAAATCTGAAATTACAAACGATAATATATTCGTTACTGCTGGTGCAGGAGAAGTTTGGAATGATTTTGTAAATTATTGTGTGGAGCATCATTTTGCAGGTGTAGAAAATTTAAGTCTTATTCCGGGTACGGTGGGTGCATCGCCTATACAGAATATTGGTGCTTATGGTGTAGAGTTAAAAGATGTTTTTGAAAGTTGTACCGCATTTGAAATCAAAACCAGAGAAGTTAAAATGTTTACTTATGCCGATTGTCATTTTGGTTACCGCGAAAGTATATTTAAAGGAGCATTAAAAGGGCAGTACATTATTACTTCTGTTACTTTCCGTTTATCTTCTGAAGCAAAAATTAATACTTCTTATGGGGCTATCGAAGCAGAACTTCACTCAAGGGGAATAGAAAACCCTAACATTGCCGATGTTTCTTCTGCGGTATCGCATATCCGGGTAAGTAAATTACCCGATCCATCAACCATTGGCAATGCCGGAAGTTTTTTTAAAAATCCGGTGATCGAAAAATACGAATTTGCCGATGTGGTGGCCAAACACCCAGATGTGGTGCACTATCCTACAGCTGATGATAAAATTAAACTGGCAGCAGGCTGGCTCATTGAACAATGTGGATGGAAAGGTAAAATTGTAGGCCATACCGGTACATGGAAAAACCAGGCTTTGGTTTTAGTTAACCATGGCGGTGCAACTGGCACGGAAGTTTTTAGTTTTTCTGAACAGATTATAGACAGTGTAAAGTCTACTTTTGGAGTCACTTTAGAGCGAGAAGTAAATATTCTGTGA
- a CDS encoding RNA polymerase sigma factor, whose product MTKFEFNHLVNHHSVSLRSYALNFTKDAEDANDLVQDTMLKAITYYNKFKEGTNLKGWLFTIMKNTFINNYRRLVKTNTLITQSEDISSANLSYSATKNQAESKFVLGDIDKALSQLPEEYYVPFIRYFEGYKYHEIADMLEIPIGTVKTRIHVARGILKKYLKTYSKEIASTEMA is encoded by the coding sequence ATGACAAAATTTGAATTCAATCATCTGGTTAATCATCACTCGGTATCACTTAGATCTTATGCTTTAAATTTCACAAAAGACGCAGAAGACGCAAATGATTTGGTTCAAGACACCATGCTTAAAGCAATCACTTATTACAATAAGTTTAAAGAAGGTACGAACCTGAAAGGCTGGTTGTTTACCATTATGAAAAACACTTTCATTAACAACTACCGCCGTTTGGTAAAAACCAATACTTTGATTACACAGAGCGAAGATATTTCTTCTGCAAACCTTTCATATAGTGCGACTAAAAATCAGGCAGAAAGTAAATTTGTACTGGGCGATATCGATAAAGCCTTATCACAATTGCCGGAAGAATATTATGTTCCATTTATCCGCTATTTTGAAGGATATAAATACCATGAAATTGCTGATATGTTAGAAATTCCAATCGGAACGGTTAAAACACGTATCCACGTAGCCAGAGGGATTTTGAAAAAATACTTAAAAACATATTCGAAAGAAATTGCCAGTACCGAAATGGCTTAA
- a CDS encoding phytoene desaturase family protein — MDKKPKVTIIGAGFAGLAAAALLAKDGCEVTVIEKNEMAGGRARTWEKDGFLFDMGPSWYWMPDVFENYYQIFNKTASDFYELKRLSPSYRIYFGKDDAIDVPATLADLYALFEQLEPGSSKNLQSFLDQAKYKYDVGMNEYVFKPSHSVMEYFDPRLAISGIKLQLLGNMRKHVHQLFKNERLRKLLEFPVLFLGATPQNTPALYSLMNYADLVLGTWYPMGGMHKIVNAMQKIAEEQGVKFIFNTEVTKIVVKNDIAEEIITNKGNFKSNFVVGNADYHHIDQHLFDAPYRNYSEKYWDTRTMAPSCLLFYIGINKKLDNILHHNLFFDENFDQHAEEIYTDPQWPTKPLFYACCPSVTDPGVAPEGCENLFFLVPLAPDLKDSESKREEYFNLLVQRFKNLTGNDISDHILFKRSYAMNDFVEDYHAFKGNAYGLANTLKQTAFLKPKMKSKVTNFLYTGQLTVPGPGVPPAIISGQVVAKEIKKKLKKA, encoded by the coding sequence ATGGATAAAAAACCTAAGGTAACCATTATTGGCGCCGGTTTTGCGGGCCTGGCCGCAGCAGCTTTGTTGGCCAAAGATGGTTGCGAAGTTACCGTTATCGAAAAAAACGAAATGGCTGGCGGCCGTGCCAGAACATGGGAAAAAGATGGCTTTCTATTCGATATGGGCCCAAGCTGGTATTGGATGCCAGATGTTTTCGAAAACTACTACCAAATCTTCAATAAAACAGCGTCCGATTTTTATGAGCTTAAAAGACTAAGTCCTTCTTACCGCATTTACTTTGGTAAAGATGATGCGATAGATGTACCCGCAACACTTGCTGATTTATATGCTTTATTCGAACAGCTGGAACCTGGCAGCAGTAAAAACCTGCAATCTTTTCTCGATCAGGCGAAGTACAAGTACGATGTAGGCATGAACGAATATGTTTTCAAGCCCTCGCACAGTGTAATGGAGTATTTCGACCCCCGTTTGGCTATAAGCGGAATCAAGCTGCAACTTTTGGGCAATATGCGCAAGCATGTGCACCAGTTGTTCAAAAATGAACGTTTAAGGAAATTGTTAGAATTCCCCGTTTTATTTTTAGGTGCCACACCGCAGAACACTCCTGCCTTGTATAGTTTAATGAACTATGCAGATCTTGTTTTAGGTACCTGGTACCCTATGGGTGGTATGCACAAAATTGTGAACGCCATGCAAAAAATAGCAGAAGAGCAGGGCGTAAAGTTTATCTTCAATACCGAAGTAACCAAAATAGTGGTTAAAAACGATATCGCTGAAGAAATAATTACCAATAAGGGAAATTTTAAAAGTAATTTTGTGGTGGGAAATGCCGATTATCACCATATCGACCAACACCTCTTTGATGCGCCATACCGCAATTACAGCGAAAAATACTGGGACACCAGAACCATGGCCCCTTCCTGCCTGTTGTTTTATATCGGCATAAATAAGAAGCTTGACAATATTTTACACCACAATCTTTTCTTCGACGAGAATTTTGACCAGCATGCTGAAGAAATTTACACCGATCCGCAATGGCCAACAAAACCATTATTTTATGCCTGCTGTCCGTCGGTTACGGATCCGGGCGTGGCACCAGAGGGTTGCGAAAACCTTTTCTTTTTGGTTCCGCTTGCGCCTGATTTAAAAGATAGCGAAAGCAAAAGGGAAGAATACTTTAATTTATTGGTGCAACGCTTCAAAAATTTAACAGGAAACGACATTAGTGATCACATTCTGTTTAAACGGAGTTACGCCATGAATGATTTTGTTGAAGATTATCATGCTTTTAAAGGAAATGCGTATGGATTAGCAAACACTTTGAAACAGACGGCCTTTTTAAAACCGAAGATGAAAAGCAAAGTAACAAATTTTTTATATACCGGACAATTAACCGTTCCAGGCCCCGGAGTGCCACCTGCAATCATATCCGGGCAAGTGGTAGCAAAAGAAATAAAAAAAAAGTTAAAAAAAGCTTGA